Proteins encoded within one genomic window of Setaria italica strain Yugu1 chromosome IV, Setaria_italica_v2.0, whole genome shotgun sequence:
- the LOC101765394 gene encoding NAC domain-containing protein 105: MGMSSTQAQTQQLVPPGFRFHPTDEELVDYYLRKKVASRRIDLNVIKDVDLYKIEPWDLQDKCRLGGPGEEEQNEWYFFSHKDKKYPTGTRTNRATAAGFWKATGRDKPIYANKQRQLVGMRKTLVYYKGRAPNGHKSDWIMHEYRLETNENGPPQEEGWVVCRVFKKRLPTTRRESDHDAPCWYVDEDGPFMHDLNSPMSRMPPHHSMAQLQEQHLQMLNNTYKRELKLQFHMPSHHVLSTIPHELESHSFHSLLVSPDHQTNVHHAHQHVQLMEHAVDQVTDWRVLDKFVASQLSHDATKGVDYTGEGDIIQVNEKQEVATDYASTSTSSSQVDPWK; this comes from the exons ATGGGTATGAGCAGCACACAAGCACAGACGCAGCAGCTAGTTCCTCCAGGTTTTCGGTTCCACCCGACCGATGAAGAGCTCGTGGACTACTACCTCAGGAAGAAGGTGGCCTCCAGAAGGATCGACCTCAACGTCATCAAAGATGTCGATCTTTACAAGATAGAGCCATGGGATCTCCAAG ACAAGTGCAGGCTGGGAGGACCTGGAGAGGAGGAGCAGAACGAGTGGTACTTCTTCAGTCACAAGGACAAGAAATACCCAACGGGCACCCGGACCAACCGGGCCACCGCGGCCGGGTTTTGGAAGGCCACCGGCAGGGACAAGCCGATCTACGCCAACAAGCAGCGGCAGCTGGTGGGCATGAGGAAGACGCTGGTGTACTACAAGGGCAGGGCTCCCAACGGCCATAAGTCAGACTGGATAATGCACGAGTACCGCCTTGAAACCAATGAGAATGGCCCTCCGCAG GAAGAAGGATGGGTAGTATGTAGGGTGTTCAAAAAGAGACTACCAACAACAAGAAGAGAATCAGACCATGATGCACCATGCTGGTATGTTGATGAAGATGGACCCTTCATGCATGACCTTAACTCTCCCATGAGCAGAATGCCGCCACATCACAGCATGGCGCAGCTGCAAGAACAGCACCTCCAAATGCTGAACAATACCTACAAGAGGGAACTGAAGCTACAATTCCACATGCCAAGCCATCATGTTCTCAGCACCATTCCTCACGAGCTAGAGAGTCATTCCTTCCATTCTCTGTTGGTCTCACCAGACCATCAAACAAATGTGCATCATGCTCACCAACATGTTCAGCTCATGGAGCATGCAGTCGACCAAGTCACCGATTGGAGAGTTCTGGACAAGTTTGTTGCATCTCAACTTAGTCATGATGCAACAAAGGGTGTAGATTATACTGGTGAGGGAGATATTATTCAGGTCAATGAGAAGCAAGAGGTGGCTACTGACTATGCGTCAACGTCAACATCTAGCAGCCAAGTTGATCCATGGAAGTGA
- the LOC101764585 gene encoding uncharacterized protein LOC101764585 isoform X1: MLLLRACPPAAVPLSFSAAPAPSYSCPWPSSSTTYTAARRPANLAAVQFEALRSDSGPWAADQGVATTGDGDDMGDGLNEEAGPESDGKGIPGIYVPRQRYIAIPKAALLDAVLSQFPSDADAADFKRCTRCLDAILHAEHKGMLEEMRTSYTLTQRHQEEDQTDTSDVQAIFNGKASSGLSGITQEDGTLFLTRSLGLRTLLGLTPDPDSNTRAAFATQFQRSFMNLLRNAQFEELSVQDLLLTYALNSDYLLTLPIYVDWKKAAQSNAIIFRRGYATERQKGLLLVEKLDYLQSKLLQSIFFSLSKPLKRPGKWLNEALKRSTGNQGFQIWIDKLRLWLKEQTYADNSLLLIESSSWEKLSSDQLPDDDVPIWIAAQRAVSRYEGILSPVGPRGRLLRRLLTWTGLIPSLPEATIKSDDETKHLEGHVRPNFLPRITLANIWEPASRESCKNNIWEIVKTSFRILFGRSTLQEPAFQELILLYTDENDQSEKKDKSEMLPLQLKIYEKIPIPDLPVVFPHKKLSFRILDTVRLDIATVIGLLAYVVNYKFESLASSPSAFLLDIVAISALLILVFRVGLGYKQTRDRYQLLVNKTLYEKTLASGFGSVYFLLDASEQQQYKEALLAYAMLLCRNKYQVSSRASIRDTCEQFMYEKFKAKIEMPIDKAMETLVRLGLVIELPTNGGSSVIGLPCSEAYDILRSRWDSLLEHRTEQGDMV; this comes from the exons atGCTCCTCCTGCGCGCCTGcccacccgccgccgtgccgctcTCCTTCTCCGCCGCTCCGGCGCCTTCCTACAGTTGCCCctggccctcctcctccaccacctacacggccgcgcgccgccccgccaacctcgccgccgtccagtTCGAGGCCCTCCGCTCCGACTCCGGTCCTTGGGCTGCAGACCAAGGCGTGGCCACCACTGGCGATGGCGACGATATGGGCGATGGCTTGAACGAGGAAGCGGGGCCGGAAAGTGATGGGAAGGGCATCCCTGGCATCTACGTCCCGCGCCAGCGCTACATCGCCATCCCCAAGGCCGCCCTCCTCGACGCCGTCCTCTCCCAGTTCCcctccgacgccgacgccgcagACTTCAAGCGCTGCACCAG ATGCTTGGACGCCATCCTTCACGCCGAGCACAAGGGGATGCTCGAGGAGATGCGCACCTCTTACACGCTCACGCAGCGCCACCAGGAGGAGGATCAGACTGACACCTCCGATGTCCAAGCGATCTTCAACGGCAAAGCCTCCTCTGGCCTTTCTGGCATCACCCAAGAGGACGGGACATTGTTCCTCACCAGAAGCTTGGGCTTGAGAACTCTGCTCGGATTGACACCAGACCCTGATTCCAACACCAG AGCTGCTTTTGCAACTCAGTTCCAGCGCTCCTTCATGAACCTTCTACGCAATGCTCAGTTTGAAGAGCTCTCTGTGCAAGATCTGCTCTTGACATACGCCCTAAACAGTGACTACCTCTTGACCTTGCCCATTTACGTCGACTGGAAAAAGGCAGCTCAATCCAATGCCATAATATTCAG GCGTGGGTATGCAACTGAGAGGCAGAAGGGGCTCCTATTAGTTGAGAAACTCGATTACCTGCAATCAAAACTCTTGCAGAGTATCTTCTTCAGCCTCTCCAAACCCTTGAAAAGGCCAGGGAAATGGCTTAATGAG GCTTTGAAAAGATCAACAGGGAACCAGGGATTTCAGATCTGGATCGACAAGTTAAGACTCTGGCTTAAAGAGCAAACTTACGCCGATAATTCACTGTTGTTGATAGAAAGTTCTTCATGGGAGAAGCTTAGTTCTGATCAGTTGCCCGATGATGATGTTCCTATTTGGATAGCTGCACAAAGGGCGGTGTCTCGTTACGAAGGGATTCTATCACCTGTTGGTCCTCGTGGCAGATTGTTAAGGAGATTGCTTACATGGACCGGATTAATACCTTCTCTGCCTGAAGCAACGATAAAAAGTGATGATGAAACTAAACATCTTGAAGGACATGTGAG GCCAAATTTTCTACCAAGGATTACCCTTGCAAATATATGGGAGCCTGCAAGCAGAGAATCTTGCAAGAACAATATTTGGGAGATAGTGAAAACTTCTTTTCGTATCTTATTTGGGAGGTCCACTCTTCAG GAACCGGCATTCCAAGAGTTGATCCTACTATATACGGATGAAAATGATCAAAGTGAAAAGAAGGATAAATCTGAGATGCTGCCGCTACAACTAAAAATTTATGAGAAGATTCCTATCCCAGATCTGCCA GTGGTTTTTCCCCACAAGAAGTTGTCCTTCCGCATCCTAGATACA GTAAGGTTGGACATTGCTACTGTAATAGGTCTGTTGGCTTACGTTGTCAACTACAAATTTGAGAGTTTAGCATCATCTCC GTCAGCTTTTCTTCTTGATATAGTTGCTATTAGTGCACTATTGATACTTGTGTTCCGTGTGGGACTAGGCTATAAGCAGACTCGGGATAGATACCAG CTTCTGGTGAATAAGACACTGTATGAGAAGACATTAGCAAGTGGGTTCGGTTCAGTTTACTTTCTTCTGGATGCTTCTGAGCAACAACAG TATAAAGAAGCACTCTTGGCATATGCTATGCTGCTCTGCAGAAACAAGTATCAG GTGTCATCTCGAGCAAGCATCAGAGATACTTGCGAGCAATTCATGTATGAGAAATTCAAGGCGAAG ATTGAGATGCCGATTGACAAGGCTATGGAGACACTTGTGAGGTTGGGGCTGGTGATTGAGCTTCCAACCAATGGTGGGTCAAGCGTGATTGGTCTCCCGTGTTCAGAGGCATACGATATCCTGAGGAGCCGGTGGGATAGCTTGTTGGAACACAGGACAGAGCAAGGTGACATGGTATGA
- the LOC101764585 gene encoding uncharacterized protein LOC101764585 isoform X2 translates to MLLLRACPPAAVPLSFSAAPAPSYSCPWPSSSTTYTAARRPANLAAVQFEALRSDSGPWAADQGVATTGDGDDMGDGLNEEAGPESDGKGIPGIYVPRQRYIAIPKAALLDAVLSQFPSDADAADFKRCTRCLDAILHAEHKGMLEEMRTSYTLTQRHQEEDQTDTSDVQAIFNGKASSGLSGITQEDGTLFLTRSLGLRTLLGLTPDPDSNTSSWQALKRSTGNQGFQIWIDKLRLWLKEQTYADNSLLLIESSSWEKLSSDQLPDDDVPIWIAAQRAVSRYEGILSPVGPRGRLLRRLLTWTGLIPSLPEATIKSDDETKHLEGHVRPNFLPRITLANIWEPASRESCKNNIWEIVKTSFRILFGRSTLQEPAFQELILLYTDENDQSEKKDKSEMLPLQLKIYEKIPIPDLPVVFPHKKLSFRILDTVRLDIATVIGLLAYVVNYKFESLASSPSAFLLDIVAISALLILVFRVGLGYKQTRDRYQLLVNKTLYEKTLASGFGSVYFLLDASEQQQYKEALLAYAMLLCRNKYQVSSRASIRDTCEQFMYEKFKAKIEMPIDKAMETLVRLGLVIELPTNGGSSVIGLPCSEAYDILRSRWDSLLEHRTEQGDMV, encoded by the exons atGCTCCTCCTGCGCGCCTGcccacccgccgccgtgccgctcTCCTTCTCCGCCGCTCCGGCGCCTTCCTACAGTTGCCCctggccctcctcctccaccacctacacggccgcgcgccgccccgccaacctcgccgccgtccagtTCGAGGCCCTCCGCTCCGACTCCGGTCCTTGGGCTGCAGACCAAGGCGTGGCCACCACTGGCGATGGCGACGATATGGGCGATGGCTTGAACGAGGAAGCGGGGCCGGAAAGTGATGGGAAGGGCATCCCTGGCATCTACGTCCCGCGCCAGCGCTACATCGCCATCCCCAAGGCCGCCCTCCTCGACGCCGTCCTCTCCCAGTTCCcctccgacgccgacgccgcagACTTCAAGCGCTGCACCAG ATGCTTGGACGCCATCCTTCACGCCGAGCACAAGGGGATGCTCGAGGAGATGCGCACCTCTTACACGCTCACGCAGCGCCACCAGGAGGAGGATCAGACTGACACCTCCGATGTCCAAGCGATCTTCAACGGCAAAGCCTCCTCTGGCCTTTCTGGCATCACCCAAGAGGACGGGACATTGTTCCTCACCAGAAGCTTGGGCTTGAGAACTCTGCTCGGATTGACACCAGACCCTGATTCCAACACCAG TTCATGGCAGGCTTTGAAAAGATCAACAGGGAACCAGGGATTTCAGATCTGGATCGACAAGTTAAGACTCTGGCTTAAAGAGCAAACTTACGCCGATAATTCACTGTTGTTGATAGAAAGTTCTTCATGGGAGAAGCTTAGTTCTGATCAGTTGCCCGATGATGATGTTCCTATTTGGATAGCTGCACAAAGGGCGGTGTCTCGTTACGAAGGGATTCTATCACCTGTTGGTCCTCGTGGCAGATTGTTAAGGAGATTGCTTACATGGACCGGATTAATACCTTCTCTGCCTGAAGCAACGATAAAAAGTGATGATGAAACTAAACATCTTGAAGGACATGTGAG GCCAAATTTTCTACCAAGGATTACCCTTGCAAATATATGGGAGCCTGCAAGCAGAGAATCTTGCAAGAACAATATTTGGGAGATAGTGAAAACTTCTTTTCGTATCTTATTTGGGAGGTCCACTCTTCAG GAACCGGCATTCCAAGAGTTGATCCTACTATATACGGATGAAAATGATCAAAGTGAAAAGAAGGATAAATCTGAGATGCTGCCGCTACAACTAAAAATTTATGAGAAGATTCCTATCCCAGATCTGCCA GTGGTTTTTCCCCACAAGAAGTTGTCCTTCCGCATCCTAGATACA GTAAGGTTGGACATTGCTACTGTAATAGGTCTGTTGGCTTACGTTGTCAACTACAAATTTGAGAGTTTAGCATCATCTCC GTCAGCTTTTCTTCTTGATATAGTTGCTATTAGTGCACTATTGATACTTGTGTTCCGTGTGGGACTAGGCTATAAGCAGACTCGGGATAGATACCAG CTTCTGGTGAATAAGACACTGTATGAGAAGACATTAGCAAGTGGGTTCGGTTCAGTTTACTTTCTTCTGGATGCTTCTGAGCAACAACAG TATAAAGAAGCACTCTTGGCATATGCTATGCTGCTCTGCAGAAACAAGTATCAG GTGTCATCTCGAGCAAGCATCAGAGATACTTGCGAGCAATTCATGTATGAGAAATTCAAGGCGAAG ATTGAGATGCCGATTGACAAGGCTATGGAGACACTTGTGAGGTTGGGGCTGGTGATTGAGCTTCCAACCAATGGTGGGTCAAGCGTGATTGGTCTCCCGTGTTCAGAGGCATACGATATCCTGAGGAGCCGGTGGGATAGCTTGTTGGAACACAGGACAGAGCAAGGTGACATGGTATGA
- the LOC101765000 gene encoding NADH dehydrogenase (ubiquinone) complex I, assembly factor 6 translates to MSRAPAASSSLQAALSYCVRQVRSYDYHNYLCLLHLPPAMRKAAFTFRAFNVETAKAMDVVSDPKTGLMRLLWWKDVIDKVFANKLVEHPVAQALSSVVSDHKVSKHWLKRSVEARINDANRDEGAIPETSAELERYAEDTQSTILYMTLQAGGIQSTAADHAASHIGKASGLLLLLKALPHHVNKQGVIPYIPANVAEECGLLTREGGRSEVRMDERLPDAVFKVASVAEAHLLKARELASSVPREAIPVLLPALPAQVLLDSLRRCEFNVFDSRVSRGVHGVSPLWYQLKLNWYAWRNKY, encoded by the coding sequence ATGAGCCGCGCACCTGCAGCAAGCAGTAGCCTACAAGCAGCTCTCTCATACTGCGTTAGGCAAGTCCGCAGCTATGACTACCACAACTATCTATGCCTTCTCCACCTGCCTCCAGCAATGCGCAAGGCTGCGTTCACCTTCCGGGCCTTCAACGTCGAGACAGCAAAGGCCATGGACGTTGTGTCTGACCCTAAGACTGGCCTCATGCGCCTCCTCTGGTGGAAGGACGTGATTGACAAGGTCTTTGCCAACAAGCTGGTTGAGCACCCAGTTGCCCAGGCACTCTCTTCGGTCGTCTCAGACCACAAGGTTAGCAAGCACTGGCTCAAGAGATCCGTGGAGGCAAGGATAAACGACGCCAACCGGGATGAGGGTGCCATTCCTGAGACAAGTGCCGAGTTGGAGAGGTACGCAGAAGACACCCAGTCCACCATCCTTTACATGACGCTGCAGGCTGGTGGGATACAGTCCACTGCCGCTGATCACGCCGCCTCGCACATCGGCAAAGCCAGTGGGCTCTTGTTACTGCTCAAGGCACTGCCTCACCATGTAAATAAGCAAGGGGTGATACCATATATCCCGGCTAATGTCGCCGAGGAGTGCGGCCTGCTTACACGGGAGGGTGGCCGATCGGAGGTCAGGATGGATGAGAGGCTGCCTGATGCAGTTTTCAAGGTTGCATCTGTTGCCGAGGCTCACCTGCTCAAGGCGCGGGAGCTGGCCTCATCTGTGCCAAGGGAGGCGATCCCAGTGCTCCTTCCGGCCTTGCCGGCCCAGGTCCTCCTGGATTCCCTGCGAAGATGCGAGTTCAATGTCTTTGATTCGCGGGTGTCAAGGGGAGTCCATGGGGTCTCTCCCCTGTGGTATCAGCTGAAGCTTAACTGGTACGCGTGGCGAAACAAGTACTGA